CCAAATTATTCTTCATGATAAAGGGTAAATTACCTTCATAAagtcttcatgaataacatagtcACGTTCTGCACGAATTGCTGACATACCGGCTTCTGTGCACACATTACGAAGATCTGCTCCATTAAAACCCTGGAAAAATGGAAGTTTACTCATAAAACAGGTTTAACGAGTGTAGAGACAAACAAAAAATGGAAGTAATTATAATTTGCTTGTGACCACAATATGCTTTGCAAGGATGAAAAACAAACTTGCCTCGGCAAGTTTTACAACTGCTTCATAGTCGATGTCACCATGTTTTGCTATACCAGcagcatgaattttgagaatttccaTCCTCGACTGTTCATTTGGTAATGGAATCTCAATTTTTCTGTCCAGACGACCAGGACGAAGAAGAGCTGGATCCAATACATCAGGTCGATTTGTCGCCATAATCATCTTGACCTAACACCATGAGGAAAAGATAACGTCACTTAGGAACCAAGATACATATGGTACTCAATTCTTCGTAAAGTAATTTATTAAGGCATACATAGAAAAatgctcatattttgataatataaataCAAAAGAAAGGGCATTAAAATATGATAATTTGCATTTTCTTAACCACAAATATAAATCTAGCTACTACGAAATGAGTGCATTGCCTAGTCATCTAAGTTTCCTTGGAGCTCCATATAATAGTTAAACTGCCAATCCGCTGCTCGATCTACAAAATTCctctttccttcttctccttttcttgatCTTTAAAAAAGTTTAACAGCCAAAACTAATAAATTCAAAATTCGACTCTATACTGTCAAACCACCAAAAACTTTTCTCTGACCTTAACTATAAAACAGAAACCAAAACCAAAACCCCCATATTTTAGAAAATCAAATAAAAAGGGAAGGGGTTTCTCATTTAAGTTATGTCCAATATCAATATATAATCTGGACAGAAAATTTGTGAAAAAAGCTTTTAACTAGAGAGTTCTGACATCTTATAAGAAACATCATAGTTGCCATTTAAACAAACATATCCACTAAAGCCTATCGTAGCATAACGATTTGTCCTTTTCATGGACAGGATAAAAGACCATGAGAAGGGTCCATGTATTTTTGATATAAAGTCCATAAGATATTTCTATATGGACTATTATTCTGCAAATTTTGGACAAATAAGTCCAGATACAAGAGATCTAAAAGAATGTAATGTTCTTACTTCTTAGTCCCTACAACTTCGAAAATATATCTAACGAATAGATATTTGGTAATACTCGATTACAACAACAGTTACAAGCACTGACAATATTGCTAGAATAATGAGTTATACCTTTCCCAGTTGATCAAATCCATCCAGCTGATTGAGTAGTTCCATCAAGGTTCGTTGAATCTCACGATCTGCACTGGTTCCCTCACTGAACCGGCGGCCACCAATGGCATCAATTTCATCCATGAAAATAATGCAAGGCTGAGATGCATAAACTTACAATTCACATCCATGATCATGATACACTTAGTGCAAGATGAATTCATATGCAAGCAATCTTATAGCAAATCAACCAGGCAAAAGATGAGGTTTATATTTTAACCATGTTAATTGACTAAACATCCCAAACCAGAAAAAGAGAAGGTCAAAGGAATTCAAAGAGGCAGATAATTACTTGGTGATCACGTGCATAGCCAAACATCTCCCTGATCAACCGTGCACTTTCGCCTATATATTTGTCAATTATGGCACTTGACACAACCTACTCATGAACATCAAAaggttaaaaatataaaaagcataGCAGAATGTCTTAAGTCTTAACAATAATTTACCTTAAGAAAATTTGCATCAATATTGCTAGCAATTGCTCTTGCCAGTAATGTCTTTCCAGTTCCTGGAGGACCATAGAGTAGGACTCCCTGCACTCATAAAATGAGTTGTCTAAAGAGGTTAAACATGACAATAATCATATTCAAGGTTCTGTCTTCTTAAAAGGTAGATACTCAGTAATAAAATTATCTACACCAACCTTTGGAGGTTTAATTCCTACTCTAAGGAAGAGCTCAGGATTCATAAGAGGCAGCTCAATGGATTCTCTCAGTTCCCTTATTTGATCAGATAGTCCACCTACAGCAGAGTAGCTAACATTCCCAGGGTCTTCATGGAGCATGTTATACACAACAGGATCAACCTGCAACCAAGTAATGAGCACAAAACACAAACGCATGCCGATATTTGCTCTTTAAAATCCATGATAAGAGAAAATACTGATACAacaataattttactaaatgccATCACATATTAGTAAACCTTAAACATGCAACAATATATGATATTCAACCTCTCGTGGAAGAGCCCGCATGATGGTAAGAGTAGTCATGTCAAGAACCACCCGTGTTCCAGCTGTCAGCTTCTCTTTGTCCACTTTGCTGCGGCAGCCAACAACATACCTTGGGCCACTGCTCGCCTTCACAATAACTGGTTCATAAACATATTCAGCCCCTTAGATGGTTCACAATCAGTTTAGCCAATGTCATTAACCAAGGGTATACTTGAAAAAAGAAATTTTGTACAACAAAATTACAAGGTGTCAAGAGATGCTAGAAGGAATCATTAATGGATTATGGAAGTTTGAGCCTCAATATCAAGCCACTTCTGTCTCTCTGAAGTACATGATGACATCTAAATCTTATTTTTATGAAAAGCTTCTAAATCCATCTAAG
This DNA window, taken from Musa acuminata AAA Group cultivar baxijiao chromosome BXJ3-7, Cavendish_Baxijiao_AAA, whole genome shotgun sequence, encodes the following:
- the LOC135643607 gene encoding 26S proteasome regulatory subunit S10B homolog B-like produces the protein MSDGGDDAVRRRNAVADYRKKLLQHKELDSRLRTLRENSRTSKKEFAKTEDDLKSLQSVGQIIGEVLRPLDNERFIVKASSGPRYVVGCRSKVDKEKLTAGTRVVLDMTTLTIMRALPREVDPVVYNMLHEDPGNVSYSAVGGLSDQIRELRESIELPLMNPELFLRVGIKPPKGVLLYGPPGTGKTLLARAIASNIDANFLKVVSSAIIDKYIGESARLIREMFGYARDHQPCIIFMDEIDAIGGRRFSEGTSADREIQRTLMELLNQLDGFDQLGKVKMIMATNRPDVLDPALLRPGRLDRKIEIPLPNEQSRMEILKIHAAGIAKHGDIDYEAVVKLAEGFNGADLRNVCTEAGMSAIRAERDYVIHEDFMKAVRKLNEAKKLESSAHYSADFGKD